From the genome of Stigmatella aurantiaca, one region includes:
- a CDS encoding cupin domain-containing protein, with protein MSQPSAGPVLSLTSVMTQPGVLESGSTLRPSPPPRPPSLTAVPALTAEALVEQLHVKLAAHPFWDSPLLKACRRGHLAREDYALVFSQYALLLGTSPRFLHALMAQCETETERARLTQTLWEEMGMAPEKRPSALFHRFLRDGLGVNADRIQFQDATRYFVRECLDTCLGAPQACASAFVAMGLEALVPRLYSIFVDGLLQANVSDRHLPFFYWHMAASPARLHSLEALVLSHAHEPGWADMCLGAMERALHLHGNFLEGLFEAVQHRRLQPLLERIQDRVPLTPEHPDPSTLHLEDLSQVLSFYQYAHEEEGIRFSVDRVPFATEVLETHLVRVAPGHATELREHAHEALLVVMEGQGRVHVRGTEVEVKPGDAVFVPRWAPNQARSLGPEALTLLRVTDHGLTRLVHGEEVLRAIRLKRATGVNL; from the coding sequence ATGAGCCAGCCGTCCGCCGGTCCGGTCCTCTCCCTCACCTCGGTGATGACCCAGCCTGGGGTGCTCGAGTCCGGGAGCACACTTCGCCCCTCACCGCCACCGCGGCCCCCCAGCCTGACGGCCGTGCCGGCGCTGACGGCGGAGGCCCTGGTGGAGCAGTTGCACGTGAAGCTCGCCGCGCACCCCTTCTGGGACAGCCCGCTCCTGAAGGCCTGCCGCCGGGGGCACCTGGCGCGCGAGGACTACGCGCTCGTCTTCTCCCAGTACGCGCTGCTGCTCGGCACCTCCCCGCGCTTTCTCCACGCGCTGATGGCCCAGTGCGAGACGGAGACGGAGCGCGCGCGGCTCACCCAGACGCTGTGGGAGGAGATGGGGATGGCGCCGGAGAAGCGGCCCTCGGCCCTGTTCCACCGCTTCCTGCGCGACGGGCTGGGCGTGAACGCGGACCGCATCCAGTTCCAGGACGCCACGCGCTACTTCGTCCGGGAGTGCCTGGACACGTGCCTGGGCGCGCCCCAGGCCTGCGCGAGCGCCTTCGTGGCGATGGGCCTGGAGGCGCTGGTGCCCCGGCTCTACAGCATCTTCGTGGACGGGCTCCTGCAGGCCAACGTGTCCGACCGCCACCTGCCCTTCTTCTACTGGCACATGGCGGCGAGCCCCGCACGCCTCCACAGCCTGGAGGCGCTGGTGCTCTCGCATGCGCACGAGCCGGGCTGGGCCGACATGTGCCTGGGCGCCATGGAGCGCGCGCTGCACCTGCACGGCAACTTCCTGGAGGGGCTCTTCGAGGCGGTGCAGCACCGCCGGCTCCAGCCGCTGCTGGAGCGCATCCAGGACCGGGTGCCGCTCACCCCCGAGCACCCGGACCCGAGCACCCTGCACCTGGAGGACCTCTCCCAGGTGCTGTCCTTCTATCAGTACGCGCACGAGGAGGAGGGCATCCGCTTCTCCGTGGACCGGGTGCCGTTCGCCACGGAGGTGCTGGAGACGCACCTGGTGCGGGTGGCGCCCGGCCACGCCACGGAGCTGCGCGAGCACGCGCACGAGGCGCTGCTCGTGGTGATGGAGGGCCAGGGCCGCGTGCACGTGCGCGGCACCGAGGTGGAGGTGAAGCCGGGGGATGCGGTGTTCGTGCCCCGCTGGGCCCCGAACCAGGCGCGCAGCCTGGGCCCGGAGGCGCTGACGCTGCTCCGGGTGACGGACCACGGCCTCACGCGCCTCGTCCACGGCGAGGAGGTGCTCCGGGCGATACGGCTCAAGAGGGCCACCGGCGTGAACCTCTGA
- a CDS encoding enoyl-CoA hydratase encodes MSNTLLTQDTGKVRTLTFNRPEKKNAFTHAMYEAATEALRQADADPAIHVVVLTGAGGVFTSGNDIGDFVEHPVTGEDSAVFRFLRTLVDLAKPLVAVVDGPAVGIGTTMLLHCDYVLASDRARFAMPFINLALCPEGASSVLLPRQAGMALASELLLFGEPFDAETALRARIINRVVPAAQLAEVTAERTQALAAKPLGALQVTKSLLRDSMRSEVNGTLRREGAEFVKRLHSDEAREALMAFMNRKK; translated from the coding sequence ATGTCCAACACCCTGCTGACACAAGACACCGGGAAGGTCCGCACCCTCACCTTCAACCGGCCCGAGAAGAAGAACGCCTTCACCCACGCCATGTACGAGGCCGCGACGGAGGCGCTGCGCCAGGCCGACGCCGACCCCGCCATTCACGTGGTGGTGCTCACCGGCGCCGGCGGCGTCTTCACCTCGGGCAACGACATCGGTGACTTCGTCGAGCACCCGGTGACGGGCGAGGACTCGGCGGTGTTCCGCTTCCTGCGCACGCTGGTGGACCTGGCCAAGCCGCTGGTGGCCGTGGTGGACGGGCCCGCGGTGGGCATCGGCACGACGATGCTGCTGCACTGTGACTACGTGCTCGCCTCGGACCGGGCGCGCTTCGCGATGCCCTTCATCAACCTGGCCCTGTGCCCGGAGGGCGCCTCCAGCGTGCTCCTGCCGCGCCAGGCGGGCATGGCGCTCGCCTCGGAGCTGCTGCTGTTCGGCGAGCCCTTCGACGCGGAGACGGCCCTGCGCGCCCGCATCATCAACCGGGTGGTGCCCGCCGCCCAGCTCGCCGAAGTGACCGCCGAGCGCACCCAGGCCCTCGCCGCCAAGCCCCTGGGCGCGCTCCAGGTGACCAAGAGCCTGCTGCGCGATTCCATGCGCAGCGAGGTGAACGGCACGCTGCGCCGGGAGGGCGCCGAGTTCGTCAAGCGCCTGCACTCCGATGAGGCGCGCGAGGCCCTCATGGCCTTCATGAACCGCAAGAAGTAG